NNNNNNNNNNNNNNNNNNNNNNNNNNNNNNNNNNNNNNNNNNNNNNNNNNNNNNNNNNNNNNNNNNNNNNNNNNNNNNNNNNNNNNNNNNNNNNNNNNNNNNNNNNNNNNNNNNNNNNNNNNNNNNNNNNNNNNNNNNNNNNNNNNNNNNNNNNNNNNNNNNNNNNNNNNNNNNNNNNNNNNNNNNNNNNNNNNNNNNNNNNNNNNNNNNNNNNNNNNNNNNNNNNNNNNNNNNNNNNNNNNNNNNNNNNNNNNNNNNNNNNNNNNNNNNNNNNNNNNNNNNNNNNNNNNNNNNNNNNNNNNNNNNNNNNNNNNNNNNNNNNNNNNNNNNNNNNNNNNNNNNNNNNNNNNNNNNNNNNNNNNNNNNNNNNNNNNNNNNNNNNNNNNNNNNNNNNNNNNNNNNNNNNNNNNNNNNNNNNNNNNNNNNNNNNNNNNNNNNNNNNNNNNNNNNNNNNNNNNNNNNNNNNNNNNNNNNNNNNNNNNNNNNNNNNNNNNNNNNNNCAGCTATGACCAGAGGCTGGCTGAAGTGGACATCCAGGGGAGCATGGCTTATGCCAAAGCCTTGGAGAAGTCTGGGATCCTGTCTAAAGCTGAACTGGAGAAGATCCTGGGTGGCCTGGAAAAGGtatttcttccctttaaaaacTGTCAGGAGAATGAATGGGTCCTGACCTGAGAGCAGCCTCCCTGGATTTAAGAACTGCTGTGGCTGACTGGTGTTTGTGCTGTTTGCAGATCTCTGAGGAATGGTCCAAGGGAGTCTTTGGTGTGATCCAGACTGATGAGGATATCCACACTGCCAACGAGCGCAGGCTGAAGGTTtggctcctccagcctcttGTTCCTGACATTAAGGGcttgtccctctgtccctctgggaaATCCCTttagagctgctggcactgaacccctggggcacagccaagGGTCTCCAAGCCCCCTTTTGGGGCGCTGTACAAGCCCAGAAGCCAAAGCTGCCCTTCCCCAGAACACATCCCATGGTTACTCACAGGATCCTGGAACTGAGTCCCTTCCAGGCAGGGAGATGTGCTCCTGTGGATTGTCCTGTTTAGAACACAGAGATCCTGACAGAGATCCTGCTCTTGTCCTCAGGAGCTGATTGGAGATGTAGCTGGGAAGTTGCACACTGGCAGAAGCAGGAATGATCAGGTATggacagaattttttcttttccttctgtgttccTCCACCTCAATTCtttaattgaatatttttatgctgTCTCTCTCATCCCTTACACACTCCAGCCTGTATTCCCTTTAAATTAAAGATGGCTTTAAACTAATGATGGTGCAGTGACTCATCCACCCAGgggagtgggagctgcagggctgtatCCTGGTGGTAAAAGGCCACAAAATTCCACTGACATCTCTGAAAATCTCCAGAACCCCTGACTCTGCTGGTTGGGTGAACTCATCTTTCAGGATCAGGATTCTCAGCTTGCGTTGGTTGGGAATTTTCTGCTTCAAATTTAACAATATCTGAGAAGTCCACTGAAAATAACGGATTTTGGTTCTGTCCATGGAAAGCAACAGCAGCTTTCACAAATCAGGGACCAGGGATGCATCCCACAGGAGGAAGATTTCCCTTCTCATCACACAGAACCAGGAGGGGATAATGGTGCCAGGGGGTTGTGCTGAGCAATATTTGGTCACTAAATCTGTCCTGTTGTGCTTGGCCTGGCTGTGGCCAATCCCCCACAGGTTGTGACTGACCTGAAGCTGTTCATGAAGAATTCCCTCTCCATCATCTCCATGCACCTCCTACGGCTCATTGAGACCCTGGTGGAACGTGCTGCCATGTGAGTCCTTTCCCTCAATCCCTGTTTTCCACAACTTTGGCCTTTTTGGGGCAGGACACTCCTAGGCTTGTTGTGTgactgtgcagctgcaggatcTTCTGTGCAGGGAgacctgtccctgctgctcacctctgtcctctccctcccagaGAAATCGATGTGATCCTGCCTGGCTACACCCACCTGCAGAAAGCTCAGCCCATCCGATGGAGCCAGTTCTTGCTCAGGTGAGCACCTCCCACCCTCTCCAGCCTcggggccctgctctgctgaggggacagccagggctgctgccaacCCAGAGGGAGCCCTGCAAATCGGAACAGGAACTCCCTGTGTGGCTCTGACCAGCTGGGGATCCTAACATGGATTGGACAACTCCCTGTTCTCCATCCTTGGGCCATTCTCACTTCCTGCACTTTCCATTTTCCAGCTTCATCTCCCTGTTTCATCTCTCTTGTCCttccccagccatgctgttgCTCTGACCCGTGATTCTGAGCGCCTGGGAGAGGTGAAGAGGAGGATCAATGTCTTGCCTTTGGGAAggtaaagtttattttttattgtcatCTTCAGCCCTCACTTTGCTCTGAGATAAAGACAGATCTGTCCATCCCATGAGCCACTGGGGTTTCTGTTCCACAGACACTGCAGCCCAGGTTGCCTCTACAAAGACTCTcaccataaaaatatttattccttctTGAAAATCAAGGATTACAAGGCTTACATTAAGAAAACCTTCCTGTTTGGGAGGAAAAATCTGGTTTAGTCCAGACTTCAGGGTTTGATGAGCCTCAGACCACACTGTGAAATCCAAGTGAACTGGGGGAGGGAAATCTTCAGAGAGGTGTCATCACCAGAGCTCAGTTTTGGTCAGATAGCAGTTTGCATATCATAGGTGACTTCtggttttttcttccctggcagTGGAGCTCTGGCTGGAAACCCTCTGGGAATCGACCGAGAGCTCCTGTGCAGTGGTAAATGTCTCCCTGGGACTACTCATAAtagctgggattttgggaagcaTCACCACATCATCCCAGTGTTATTTTGGATGTGTTGCAGCACTTGAACAAGGGGGTGGAGGGCAATGAATAGATACAAAGTCACCTCCTCTGGGGCAGCCTGGTGCATTCACGCTCCTGTCAGGGCCACTGTGACCTCCTGTGTCCATCCCCTTCCTTGCAGAGCTGGACTTTGCTTCCATCAGCCTGAACAGCATGGATGCCGTCAGCGAGAGGGACTTTGTGGGTGAGCACAGCCAAAGCTCCCAGCACGGGGGGAAGCAGCTCCTTCCTTAATCAGGGATTGAAATCCATCCCTAGGATGTAAAGCCCCAGTCAGGGCTCCCTGGCTTGTCCAAGCACCTTTTCCCCTCCTGatttcctgccttccctgcagtggaattcctctctgctgccacCCTGCTGATGATCCACCTCAGCAAGATGGCTGAGGATCTCATCATCTACAGCACCAGCGAGTTTGGCTTCCTGACCCTCTCTGATACCTACTGGTAGGTTTTTGGTCTCTGGGGAGGGAttctcctcagctctgccccactgAGTGAGGCAGGGGTTGGGCTCTGTCTGTGCACCAGGCTGAcccagcaccaggagcctgGCACAAAGGCAGCCTCAGGATGAACATTCCTCAGCAATGGTCACTTAATTCTGATTCTCTTAACTCAACCAAGTCTGTGTTCAGCCCAGCACTCTGTCCAGGAGCTGCTAGCAGAGAGAacttcctcctgtgctgggaatgctgccagAGCCCCTCCTTGCCTGGCTGGGTTTGCAATCCCAACAGACTCTTTGTCTGCAgggtggcacagccacagccctccctccctgaaGTCACACTTAGCCTGGCCTGCTGATATGACCCTGGAGGGGGAGTCCCATTTAAAGTTTCCCTTTGAGAGGTGGGACTGTGTGGGAGCTCCAGACAAGGTGCAGAATCAAAGAGCAACTCAGTCAGTTCACTGATTTCCTACACCCTAAACAGGAGTGCAGTGAAGAGGGTCCTACATGTTGCTTTTGTAGGGCTGGGAGAGTGATGATGTGTGTGTATGGATGACGGTTTTGCTCAGCAGT
This genomic stretch from Serinus canaria isolate serCan28SL12 chromosome 19, serCan2020, whole genome shotgun sequence harbors:
- the ASL gene encoding argininosuccinate lyase isoform X1, with amino-acid sequence MAYAKALEKSGILSKAELEKILGGLEKISEEWSKGVFGVIQTDEDIHTANERRLKELIGDVAGKLHTGRSRNDQVVTDLKLFMKNSLSIISMHLLRLIETLVERAAIEIDVILPGYTHLQKAQPIRWSQFLLSHAVALTRDSERLGEVKRRINVLPLGSGALAGNPLGIDRELLCSELDFASISLNSMDAVSERDFVVEFLSAATLLMIHLSKMAEDLIIYSTSEFGFLTLSDTYCTGSSLMPQKKNPDSLELIRSKAGRVFGRLAAILMVLKGLPSTYNKDLQEDKEAVFDVVDTLNAVLQVATGVISTLQINKESMERALSPEMLATDLALYLVRKGMPFRQAHVASGKAVQLAETKGITINNLSLEDLKSISPLFGSDVAQVFSVVSSVEQYTAAGGTAKSSVSAQIEQLRELLKRLKEQA